One window of the Cryptomeria japonica chromosome 7, Sugi_1.0, whole genome shotgun sequence genome contains the following:
- the LOC131057446 gene encoding GDSL esterase/lipase At2g42990 yields MWHPRGGHYFPFLLYILAWAGEGSHGANNVKIKVPALFTFGDSIVDPGNNDFIATNVKANHPPYGENFIGNRSTGRFTNGKLAMDFLAASLGIKQTLPPYLDPNLTNHELLTGVSFGSAGSGYDNLTAKTAGVIPMWKQVKLFTTYKARVERIVGPSNSSNIISQAIYVVVAGTNDIVQNYFYLPTRRKQFRAEQYEQFLLLGCTNFVEELYKIGARKIVVYGLPPVGCLPIQKTILKQNTVNGCIKHCNQVALSYNKKLNETIKNLQARLPGIKLVYADIYAIILDFVKHPIKYGFETSARGCCGTGLSEIGLTCDSKSSVSCKDPSKYVFWDAVHLTESAYHIASDMILNEYISELL; encoded by the exons ATGTGGCATCCACGTGGCGGTCACTATTTCCCTTTTCTCCTGTATATTCTCGCTTGGGCAGGCGAAGGTAGCCATGGAGCAAACAATGTGAAAATCAAAGTTCCAGCTCTGTTCACCTTCGGGGATTCGATCGTTGATCCAGGCAACAATGACTTCATCGCTACAAATGTTAAGGCAAATCACCCACCATATGGTGAAAATTTTATCGGCAACAGATCTACGGGCCGTTTCACTAATGGCAAACTCGCAATGGATTTTCTGG CTGCATCGCTGGGGATTAAGCAGACGCTACCGCCATATTTAGATCCAAACTTAACTAACCATGAACTCCTCACTGGAGTGAGCTTCGGTTCAGCTGGAAGTGGTTACGACAATCTCACTGCAAAGACCGCT GGTGTGATACCAATGTGGAAACAAGTGAAATTATTCACCACTTACAAAGCGCGCGTGGAGCGAATTGTAGGGCCCAGCAATTCCTCCAACATAATAAGCCAAGCGATCTACGTAGTCGTGGCAGGAACCAACGATATTGTGCAGAATTATTTCTACCTTCCCACCAGAAGAAAACAGTTTCGCGCTGAACAGTACGAACAATTTCTTCTCCTTGGCTGTACCAATTTCGTGGAG GAGCTGTACAAGATTGGAGCCCGCAAAATCGTCGTGTACGGGCTACCGCCGGTTGGATGCTTGCCGATCCAGAAAACAATATTGAAGCAAAACACAGTGAATGGATGCATTAAGCATTGCAACCAAGTTGCACTCTCTTACAACAAAAAGCTCAACGAAACCATCAAAAATCTCCAAGCTCGCCTCCCGGGCATCAAACTGGTCTACGCAGACATCTATGCCATTATCCTTGACTTTGTAAAACATCCTATCAAATACG GGTTTGAGACGTCGGCCAGAGGTTGCTGTGGAACGGGATTATCGGAGATTGGGCTAACCTGCGACAGCAAAAGTTCAGTGAGCTGTAAAGATCCGTCCAAATATGTTTTCTGGGACGCCGTTCATCTGACTGAGTCGGCCTACCATATAGCTAGCGATATGATCTTAAACGAATATATTTCAGAGCTGCTGTAA